A section of the Pseudovibrio sp. M1P-2-3 genome encodes:
- a CDS encoding tRNA-binding protein — protein MTVEGLADIASFDDFMKVDIRVGQIVEATDYPEARKPAYKLKIDFGSEIGIKKSSAQITAHYSLEDLVGKRIMAVINFKPRQIGKFMSEVLTLGVPDGNGEVILLTPDKDAPLGGRLY, from the coding sequence ATGACTGTTGAAGGTCTTGCTGACATTGCAAGTTTTGATGATTTTATGAAAGTTGATATTCGTGTTGGCCAGATTGTAGAGGCCACCGACTACCCCGAGGCCCGCAAACCCGCCTATAAACTGAAAATAGATTTCGGCTCTGAAATCGGCATCAAAAAGTCCTCCGCCCAGATCACCGCGCACTACTCGCTTGAGGATCTGGTGGGCAAACGGATCATGGCGGTGATCAACTTCAAGCCCCGCCAGATAGGCAAGTTTATGTCCGAGGTTCTCACACTTGGCGTGCCTGACGGCAACGGTGAAGTCATCCTTCTCACCCCCGACAAAGACGCCCCGTTGGGTGGGCGGTTATACTAG
- a CDS encoding nucleotidyltransferase domain-containing protein, with protein METIARKTQILRPVGILVSANSEAALSPIGQAPSGPLLNILETYSKLLKKELGQHYYGLVVRGSASRGTFVRGFSDLDLVILSTSRKNEELLTTLDELIDTTFLDLEWIAPNSLQTSPKYKWLRFSIAFSSYGIDADGVLEALPAPTLGGHAIAHFNAVEKWASRWPVYFAEAETEAERQRVCSWIMKRIVRALFEAKMLEHNAYSRDIYPCALQACKDFPHLTSTIWEAAELAVAPVGNFEVISNLTDTLIPFLISLQDNQQ; from the coding sequence GTCTCAGCCAATAGTGAGGCTGCTTTATCACCTATTGGTCAAGCGCCATCAGGTCCCCTACTGAATATACTGGAAACCTATTCCAAGCTTCTCAAGAAGGAACTTGGGCAACACTACTATGGCCTAGTTGTCCGCGGTTCCGCATCCCGAGGGACCTTTGTTAGGGGATTCTCAGATCTCGACCTAGTTATTTTATCCACTTCACGGAAGAACGAAGAGCTGCTCACTACACTTGATGAGCTCATAGACACGACCTTCTTGGATCTGGAATGGATTGCCCCAAATTCACTCCAGACGTCCCCCAAATATAAGTGGTTGCGATTTTCAATCGCTTTTTCTAGCTATGGGATTGATGCGGATGGAGTTTTGGAAGCCTTACCGGCCCCTACCCTTGGGGGCCATGCTATTGCACATTTTAATGCGGTGGAAAAATGGGCAAGCAGATGGCCTGTATATTTTGCAGAAGCAGAAACCGAAGCTGAGCGGCAGCGCGTTTGCAGCTGGATAATGAAGCGAATTGTTCGCGCGCTATTTGAGGCCAAGATGCTGGAACACAACGCCTACTCCAGAGACATCTACCCTTGTGCACTTCAAGCTTGTAAAGACTTCCCTCATCTCACTTCTACAATCTGGGAAGCGGCTGAACTGGCGGTTGCACCGGTTGGAAATTTCGAAGTCATTTCCAACCTCACCGATACTCTCATACCTTTCCTGATCAGCTTACAAGACAATCAGCAATAA
- a CDS encoding MFS transporter, which yields MTSRVAGQRSVIILLFVITIINYLDRSSISYAMPLIKNLFGLSTGQTGLILGAFGIGYILTSLIGGFFVDLFGAKRSFLVIVLLWSLAIGWTGASIGFAMMFASRILLGLAEGPSFPAITNAIGHQTGSLTSASRLSGALVAVPLSLALGGPLVSLILVYFDWRLIFFLLALTTLLWLPLWLFVLQRTKADLPPMEAAHLFSGKMVKTVLTNKTLVANYCAYFLFGYLLFFYMTWLPTYLQSTYHIKIESVGLLTVLPWLVAAGAMVLVGLWSDAIIKKTQSFRQARTYLIVGSQFISAVSILPILYFESLAVALTCITISVAAIISANSVYYAVVTDIAPQYPGTAMGMMTLVFAVAGFIAPSITGEIVQKTGSFSSAFLLMSGLTALSIIIMLALHHPDRDRPEGAASSDSRTNQ from the coding sequence ATGACCTCTCGGGTAGCAGGACAGCGATCAGTAATCATCCTGCTTTTCGTGATTACCATTATCAACTATCTGGATCGCTCTTCGATTTCCTATGCCATGCCCCTTATCAAAAACCTATTTGGTCTTTCAACAGGGCAGACGGGGCTTATTCTGGGGGCTTTTGGCATTGGCTATATTCTCACCTCTCTCATAGGCGGTTTTTTTGTAGACCTGTTCGGAGCTAAACGCTCGTTTCTGGTCATCGTCCTTCTCTGGTCGTTGGCAATCGGCTGGACAGGGGCATCCATTGGCTTTGCCATGATGTTTGCCTCAAGAATTTTGCTGGGCCTCGCGGAGGGGCCAAGCTTTCCTGCAATCACAAACGCCATTGGACACCAGACAGGATCGCTTACCAGTGCCTCCCGCTTAAGCGGCGCCCTTGTCGCTGTGCCGCTTTCCCTTGCACTGGGTGGACCGCTGGTTTCGCTCATTCTAGTATATTTTGACTGGCGGCTGATCTTCTTTCTTCTGGCGCTGACAACCCTTCTCTGGCTCCCTCTGTGGCTTTTTGTGCTCCAACGCACCAAGGCCGACCTGCCCCCCATGGAGGCCGCTCATCTGTTTTCCGGCAAGATGGTCAAAACGGTACTGACCAACAAAACCCTTGTTGCCAACTACTGCGCTTATTTCCTGTTCGGATACCTTCTGTTTTTCTATATGACGTGGCTACCCACCTATCTGCAAAGCACCTACCACATCAAAATCGAAAGTGTGGGGCTGTTGACAGTGCTGCCATGGCTGGTGGCAGCTGGTGCCATGGTGCTGGTGGGGCTCTGGTCGGATGCAATCATAAAAAAGACCCAAAGCTTCCGGCAGGCGCGGACCTACTTGATTGTTGGTAGTCAGTTTATTTCTGCGGTTTCTATACTGCCCATTCTCTACTTTGAGAGCCTCGCAGTTGCCCTCACCTGCATCACAATCTCTGTTGCTGCAATTATCTCTGCCAATTCCGTTTACTACGCAGTTGTCACGGACATTGCCCCCCAGTACCCCGGAACCGCTATGGGCATGATGACCCTTGTGTTTGCTGTGGCAGGCTTCATCGCCCCGTCTATTACGGGGGAGATCGTACAAAAAACCGGAAGCTTCTCTTCAGCCTTCCTGCTCATGTCTGGGCTCACAGCTCTTTCCATTATAATCATGCTGGCGCTGCATCATCCCGATAGGGACAGGCCGGAAGGAGCGGCTTCATCTGACAGCCGGACAAACCAGTAA
- a CDS encoding MarR family winged helix-turn-helix transcriptional regulator, translated as MEKPRFDIIELLFFAYRDFTGDPDEQLNKIGFGRAHHRVLYFVHRNPGISVSELLDILKITKQSLARVLKQLVDEDYIRQEPGPQDRRQRLLYTTNRGENICQQLARLQTKRINEAVSRLPEGSDETIKQFFYLMIDEDQRDHVTDLIGRTDRQED; from the coding sequence ATGGAAAAGCCTAGATTTGATATTATAGAACTTCTCTTTTTTGCCTATCGGGACTTTACCGGAGACCCTGACGAGCAGTTGAACAAGATCGGTTTTGGCCGCGCCCATCACCGTGTTTTATATTTCGTGCACCGGAATCCCGGCATTTCCGTGTCTGAACTGCTGGATATTTTAAAAATTACCAAGCAGAGCCTTGCCCGTGTTCTCAAGCAGTTGGTTGATGAAGACTATATCCGGCAAGAGCCGGGACCGCAGGACCGCCGCCAACGCCTTCTATACACAACTAATAGAGGCGAAAATATCTGTCAGCAACTTGCGCGACTGCAAACAAAAAGAATAAATGAAGCCGTCTCCCGTTTGCCTGAGGGCAGCGATGAAACAATCAAACAATTCTTCTACCTGATGATTGACGAGGACCAGCGAGACCATGTCACCGATCTTATTGGTAGAACTGACAGGCAAGAGGATTAG
- a CDS encoding IS481 family transposase: MGQVLHGSATTTHAVRSAIQKSDATIKELSIRYNINPKTVMKWKKRTSVEDQPMGRENPRSTVLTLAEEAACVAFRKHSLLPLDDCLYALQDEIPHLSRSSLHRLFQRHGISRLPAPDKDKVKKRFKAYPIGYFHIDIAEVRTAEGKLYLFVAIDRTSKFTFMQLHEKATRRIAGDFLRSLIKVVPYKIHTVLTDNGTHFTDPKGDSWNAKDITHMLATGQPFRCHGFVLACAQNHIDHRLTKPAHPWTNGQVERMNRTLKEATVRRYYYQTHSELRTHLETFIQAYNFAKRLKALKGQTPFEYITKQWTKEPDRFMKQPHHLIVGLNI; encoded by the coding sequence ATGGGACAGGTATTGCACGGCAGCGCCACGACTACTCACGCGGTTCGATCGGCCATCCAAAAATCGGATGCGACAATCAAGGAATTAAGCATCCGTTATAACATCAACCCTAAAACGGTGATGAAATGGAAGAAACGGACCAGCGTAGAAGATCAACCCATGGGACGGGAAAATCCGCGCTCTACAGTCCTCACTCTGGCTGAAGAGGCTGCGTGTGTCGCTTTTCGCAAGCACTCTTTGTTACCGCTTGATGACTGCCTTTATGCTCTGCAGGATGAAATCCCGCATCTGAGCCGGTCCTCCCTTCACCGCTTGTTCCAGCGTCACGGAATCTCGCGTCTTCCAGCTCCAGATAAGGACAAGGTGAAGAAACGTTTCAAAGCTTATCCGATCGGCTATTTTCACATAGATATCGCGGAAGTCCGAACTGCAGAAGGCAAACTGTATCTGTTTGTGGCCATTGATCGCACATCTAAATTTACCTTTATGCAGCTGCATGAAAAAGCGACCAGAAGGATTGCTGGCGACTTTCTACGTAGCCTCATCAAGGTGGTTCCCTATAAAATCCACACCGTTCTAACAGACAACGGCACCCATTTCACCGATCCCAAAGGCGACAGCTGGAACGCTAAGGACATTACGCATATGCTCGCTACTGGCCAGCCATTTCGCTGCCATGGCTTTGTTCTGGCTTGCGCCCAAAACCATATCGATCACCGGCTCACAAAACCAGCTCACCCCTGGACGAATGGCCAAGTCGAACGCATGAACCGCACCCTCAAAGAGGCCACTGTCCGGCGCTATTATTATCAGACACACAGCGAACTACGCACTCATCTGGAAACGTTCATACAGGCTTATAACTTTGCCAAGCGCCTCAAGGCTCTCAAAGGACAAACGCCCTTTGAGTACATCACCAAGCAATGGACAAAAGAGCCGGACAGATTTATGAAACAACCACACCATCTCATCGTGGGACTAAACATCTAG
- a CDS encoding response regulator transcription factor has translation MTPRPPVPQDNASHILVIDDDSRIRDLLKRFLADHGFRVTVAKDALEARARMGGLEFDLLILDVMMPGESGLELARDLRKKSQIPILMLTARAEIDDRIKGLEVGVDDYLAKPFEPRELLLRLSAILRRGGPKPAPRPEKIRFGPFTYNPERGELRKDDDFVRLTDREKHILNLFAESSDQTVARLDLIGEDGKLGERTVDVQINRLRRKLEADPGNPHYLQTVRGVGYRLITD, from the coding sequence GTGACGCCCCGCCCCCCTGTTCCACAGGACAACGCCTCCCATATTCTTGTCATAGATGATGACAGCCGCATTCGCGATTTGCTCAAACGTTTTCTTGCCGACCACGGTTTCCGTGTCACCGTTGCCAAGGATGCTCTGGAAGCACGTGCCCGTATGGGCGGCCTTGAGTTTGACCTGCTTATTCTGGATGTGATGATGCCGGGGGAAAGCGGACTGGAGCTTGCCCGCGATTTGCGAAAGAAAAGCCAGATCCCCATCCTCATGCTCACCGCCCGCGCCGAGATTGATGACAGGATCAAAGGGCTGGAAGTGGGCGTGGATGATTATCTGGCCAAACCTTTTGAACCGCGCGAACTCTTGCTGCGCCTGTCCGCCATATTACGCCGCGGGGGGCCAAAACCTGCGCCGCGCCCCGAAAAAATTCGCTTTGGCCCGTTCACCTATAACCCTGAGCGGGGGGAGCTGCGCAAAGACGATGACTTCGTACGCCTGACTGACCGCGAGAAGCACATTCTCAACCTGTTTGCCGAAAGCTCCGACCAGACGGTTGCCCGCCTTGACCTGATTGGCGAAGATGGCAAGTTGGGAGAGCGCACCGTGGATGTCCAGATCAACCGCTTGCGCCGAAAACTGGAAGCGGACCCGGGCAACCCGCACTATCTGCAAACAGTGCGCGGTGTTGGCTACCGGCTGATAACAGATTAA
- a CDS encoding branched-chain amino acid aminotransferase, producing the protein MAGVPFDQLEGTIWYNGKFVDWADAKVHVLNHGLHYASCVFEGQRAYGGEIYKLDEHTRRLRESGKILGFDLPYSDEVINDTCYELLERMNLSDAYLRPFAWRGSEMMAISAQQTSIHVAIAAWAWPSYFTREERLKGLRLDIAKYRRPAPETAPFAAKAAGLYMICTLSKHEAEAKGYTDALMLDWRGQVAEATGANVFFVKDGAIHTPKPDCFLDGITRRTVIDLAKKRGIEVVERVIMPDELASFEQCFLTGTAAEVTPVSQIASYNFEVGEMTKTLIDDYTAEVQPKGDVRLKKAS; encoded by the coding sequence ATGGCGGGTGTTCCGTTTGATCAGCTAGAAGGCACTATTTGGTATAATGGTAAATTCGTGGATTGGGCGGATGCAAAGGTGCACGTGCTGAACCACGGCCTGCACTATGCCAGCTGTGTTTTTGAAGGTCAGCGCGCCTATGGTGGAGAAATTTACAAGCTGGACGAGCACACACGCCGCCTGCGTGAATCCGGTAAAATCCTCGGCTTTGATCTTCCTTACAGCGATGAAGTCATCAACGACACCTGTTATGAGCTGCTGGAGCGCATGAACCTGAGCGATGCTTACCTGCGCCCCTTCGCATGGCGCGGCAGTGAGATGATGGCAATTTCTGCGCAGCAAACATCCATTCATGTTGCCATTGCCGCTTGGGCGTGGCCGAGCTACTTCACGAGGGAAGAGCGCTTGAAGGGCCTGCGTCTGGATATTGCCAAGTACCGCCGCCCTGCGCCTGAAACCGCTCCGTTTGCGGCCAAAGCTGCCGGTCTTTATATGATCTGCACACTCTCCAAACATGAGGCCGAGGCCAAAGGCTACACAGATGCCTTGATGCTGGACTGGCGCGGACAGGTGGCGGAGGCGACAGGGGCCAACGTGTTTTTTGTGAAAGACGGTGCCATTCACACGCCAAAGCCTGACTGCTTTTTGGACGGTATCACCCGCCGCACCGTTATTGATCTGGCGAAGAAGCGCGGTATCGAAGTTGTCGAGCGGGTCATCATGCCCGACGAGCTGGCAAGCTTTGAACAGTGTTTCCTGACAGGAACAGCTGCGGAAGTGACACCGGTCTCTCAAATTGCATCCTACAACTTTGAAGTTGGCGAGATGACCAAAACCTTGATTGACGACTACACAGCAGAAGTACAGCCCAAGGGCGACGTCCGCCTGAAGAAGGCTTCTTGA
- a CDS encoding ATP-binding protein, whose protein sequence is MRLFNNWKLPNWLEPLFIPYEALSSWLYRRLPKGLYFRAMLIILTPIVLLQSVLTFVFMDRHYDLVTRRLSESVVRQMAAVVEMVDTYPNTDNYANLKRIAASTMRLSVNVLPAEPLPPLRPRPLFDLPDKYMSQEIAKEIGRPFWIDTFGDNRFIEVRIQLPDKTLRIITRRNLTYASNSHIFIVWMVVTSFVLISISLLFLRNQIRPIEQLAKAAEDFGRGRDVAYFKPKGAREVRRAAHTFLDMRRRIERQVEQRTTMLAGVSHDLRTILTRFRLQLAVMGDTPELGALRRDVDEMSIMLEDYLSFSKGYGDEQAHEVDVALLIEDLEVEAEVVGADISSEFDGDPNVIVKERAFRRFLLNIISNAARYGKTIRIKANRTPDWLIITFDDDGPGIPEDEREAVFRPFYRLDSARNQDSGGSGLGLAIARDIIRSHGGEIFLRQSPMGGLRVRARIPI, encoded by the coding sequence ATGCGGCTTTTTAATAACTGGAAGCTCCCAAACTGGCTGGAGCCGCTTTTCATTCCCTATGAGGCTCTGTCAAGCTGGCTCTACCGGCGTTTGCCAAAAGGGCTCTACTTTCGGGCGATGCTGATCATCCTCACGCCCATTGTGCTGCTGCAATCTGTTCTCACCTTTGTTTTTATGGACCGTCACTATGATCTGGTAACCCGGCGACTGTCTGAATCGGTGGTCCGGCAAATGGCTGCTGTTGTGGAGATGGTGGATACCTACCCCAACACCGATAATTACGCCAACTTGAAACGGATCGCGGCCTCCACCATGCGCCTGTCGGTGAATGTGCTGCCAGCCGAACCCCTGCCCCCCTTGCGCCCGAGGCCGCTGTTTGACCTTCCCGACAAATATATGAGTCAGGAAATTGCCAAGGAAATCGGTCGCCCGTTCTGGATTGATACCTTTGGCGACAACCGGTTTATAGAGGTCAGAATCCAGCTTCCCGACAAAACCCTGCGCATCATCACCCGCAGAAATTTGACCTACGCGTCCAACTCCCACATCTTCATTGTGTGGATGGTGGTGACCTCGTTTGTTCTCATTAGCATTTCACTCCTGTTCCTGCGCAACCAGATCCGGCCCATTGAGCAGCTGGCAAAAGCTGCGGAAGATTTTGGGCGCGGAAGGGATGTCGCCTATTTCAAACCCAAAGGCGCGCGGGAGGTGAGACGGGCCGCCCATACCTTCCTTGATATGCGCCGACGCATCGAGCGGCAGGTGGAGCAGCGCACCACCATGCTGGCCGGAGTGAGCCATGACCTGCGAACCATTTTAACCCGCTTCCGCCTGCAGCTCGCCGTGATGGGAGACACGCCGGAGCTGGGAGCTCTGCGTCGGGACGTAGACGAAATGAGCATCATGCTGGAGGATTACCTCAGCTTCAGCAAAGGCTACGGAGACGAGCAGGCCCATGAAGTGGATGTGGCGCTACTTATTGAGGATCTGGAAGTGGAAGCGGAAGTGGTGGGCGCGGACATCTCCTCGGAGTTTGACGGTGACCCCAATGTGATTGTGAAGGAACGTGCCTTCCGCCGGTTCCTGCTCAACATCATTTCCAATGCGGCTCGCTATGGCAAAACCATTCGCATTAAAGCCAACCGCACCCCGGACTGGCTGATTATCACATTTGATGACGATGGGCCCGGCATTCCCGAGGACGAGCGCGAGGCCGTTTTCCGCCCGTTTTACCGGCTGGATTCAGCCCGTAATCAAGACAGCGGCGGCTCTGGCCTTGGCCTTGCCATCGCCCGCGATATCATCCGTAGCCACGGCGGCGAAATCTTCCTGCGCCAGTCGCCCATGGGCGGGCTAAGGGTTCGGGCTCGTATACCCATTTAG